The Scomber scombrus chromosome 22, fScoSco1.1, whole genome shotgun sequence genome has a window encoding:
- the LOC134004624 gene encoding NXPE family member 3-like produces MVRVCREMVVGFCSPKYAATFLFLAVFVFIYLLFNIDLEHKGRSSYPLPKHHLQHRFCSFQPLSPEDALEERLLLDSIAWPETPSLSASLSLEQTTHPAHSRFTILPEKGGQQWHVGDQLEVMIKMYDFHGRPKKSGGDFLLARLHNRALGAGVAGKVLDHLNGSYSAVFSLLWEGSAKVEVTLIHPSEAVTVLQRLTREQPDRIFFKSAFRSGSVSEITTCNVCLRPTQQPLCNFTDLTTGEPWFCYKPKNLSCDTRISNYNGGFNGHLKANEEKLFKSGNNMKVSIQASGFANVTIFPKNKDQPEVKSNIVQPGPAGYYYKGVWQSISGPTVRQFNTPSVINQCLKGKVVHLYGDSTVRQWFEYLNKALPDLKQFDLHSSVRVGPFMALDYANNILVTYQFHGPPVRSIRVPAIELHYIANELDRLVGGANTVVVFGIWAHFSTFPTELYIRRLQNIRRAVVRLLDRAPDTLVLIRTANPKAMLLREALTNSDWCSLQRDKVLRAMFKGLNVHLLDAWEMVLAHHLPHDLHPPPPIIKNIIDVILSYICPQKGS; encoded by the exons CACAAAGGGAGGTCCTCTTACCCTCTCCCAAAACATCACCTGCAACACCGCTTCTGCAGCTTCCAACCGTTGTCCCCTGAGGATGCTCTGGAGGAACGCCTCCTATTAGACTCCATTGCTTGGCCTGAAACTCCATCCTTGTCAGCTTCTCTTTCCCTGGAGCAGACCACCCATCCTGCCCACAGCAGATTCACTATTCTCCCAGAGAAGGGTGGACAACAGTGGCACGTAGGGGATCAGCTGGAAGTTATGATCAAAATGTATGACTTCCATGGTCGTCCCAAGAAGTCTGGTGGAGACTTCTTACTTGCCCGTCTGCACAACCGAGCACTTGGTGCAGGTGTGGCTGGGAAAGTGTTGGATCATCTCAATGGCTCCTACTCTGCTGTATTTTCTTTACTCTGGGAGGGAAGCGCAAAGGTTGAG GTGACACTGATTCACCCCAGTGAAGCTGTCACGGTGCTGCAAAGGCTAACCAGAGAACAGCCGGATAGGATTTTTTTCAAGAGTGCCTTCCGCTCAGGCTCAGTCTCTGAAATTACCACGTGTAATGTCTGCCTGCGTCCAACACAGCAGCCACTGTGTAACTTCACTGACCTCACTACAGGTGAGCCGTGGTTTTGCTACAAGCCAAAGAACCTGAGCTGTGATACCAGGATCAGCAACTACAATGGCGGGTTTAATGGACATCTCAAGGCTAATGAGGAGAAGCTCTTTAAAAG TGGTAACAACATGAAAGTCTCCATTCAAGCTTCAGGATTTGCCAATGTCACCATCTTTCCAAAAAATAAAG ATCAACCAGAGGTGAAGAGCAATATTGTGCAGCCTGGACCTGCTGGCTATTACTACAAGGGTGTGTGGCAGTCAATAAGTGGCCCCACAGTCCGCCAGTTCAACACTCCTTCTGTTATCAACCAATGTCTGAAAGGCAAGGTGGTCCACCTTTATGGAGACTCTACCGTCAGGCAGTGGTTTGAATATCTCAACAAAGCACTACCAG ATCTCAAACAGTTTGACCTGCACAGTTCAGTCAGAGTTGGACCTTTCATGGCCTTAGACTATGCAAACAACATTTTGGTGACATACCAATTCCACGGTCCCCCTGTCCGTTCTATCAGAGTCCCAGCCATCGAACTACACTACATTGCCAATGAACTAGACCGTTTAGTTGGTGGCGCCAACACCGTTGTAGTTTTTGGCATCTGGGCACACTTCAGCACTTTCCCCACAGAGCTCTACATCCGGCGGCTGCAGAACATCCGCAGGGCAGTGGTGCGACTGCTGGACAGAGCTCCAGACACTCTGGTTTTAATCCGGACAGCAAACCCCAAAGCTATGCTGCTTCGTGAGGCGCTGACCAACAGCGACTGGTGCTCGCTACAGCGTGATAAGGTGCTCAGGGCCATGTTCAAAGGACTGAATGTTCACCTGCTGGATGCCTGGGAGATGGTATTGGCCCATCACCTGCCGCACGACCTCCATCCACCACCTCCCATTATTAAGAATATCATT